The Desulfatiglans anilini DSM 4660 genomic sequence ACAACGAGGCGCTGACGCCTTACGGGGCCTGCCGTCTGTGCATGGTCGAGATCACCGAGGGGAAGCGCACTCGCCTGGTCGCCTCCTGCATCTACGAGATCTCCGAAGGGCTGGTGGTCGAAACGGATACCCCGCGCGTGCAGAACGTGCGCAGGCTGGTCATGGA encodes the following:
- a CDS encoding 2Fe-2S iron-sulfur cluster-binding protein, with the translated sequence MTEMITVTIDGRRIQAAPHTTILEAARGVNIDIPTLCYNEALTPYGACRLCMVEITEGKRTRLVASCIYEISEGLVVETDTPRVQNVRRLVM